The following proteins are co-located in the Clavibacter capsici genome:
- a CDS encoding SDR family NAD(P)-dependent oxidoreductase: MSAAPRLPDLAGRTILVTGANGGIGFWTSAQLAGAGARVLLACRSAERGDAAARAITARVPRADVDVVPLDLASLASVDACVAAIREDFDAIVANAGLTPAGGRARRRRTTIDGFEELMGTNALGHFALVAGLAPRLRAGGRVVMLGSLAHRFSPLDLGDLAGERRMPSLVRYGRSKTACMMIAAELDRRWRASGSDRMALSAHPGFSVDALTPPQDPAVRARGLAAARRRVALTGHVLVQGKDAGARPVAHAAAADGVTGGDFWGPAGPLELKGPPAPAYVAEHARSEAVAAQLWAAAEDATGIRFRP, from the coding sequence GTGAGCGCCGCGCCGCGCCTGCCCGATCTGGCCGGCCGGACGATCCTCGTCACCGGCGCGAACGGCGGCATCGGCTTCTGGACCTCGGCGCAGCTCGCCGGCGCGGGCGCCCGGGTGCTGCTCGCCTGCCGCTCCGCGGAGCGCGGGGACGCCGCCGCCCGCGCGATCACGGCGCGCGTGCCGCGGGCCGACGTCGACGTCGTGCCGCTCGACCTGGCGAGCCTCGCGAGCGTGGACGCGTGCGTCGCGGCCATCCGCGAGGACTTCGACGCGATCGTCGCCAACGCCGGCCTCACGCCCGCCGGCGGCCGCGCACGCCGCCGGCGCACGACGATCGACGGGTTCGAGGAGCTCATGGGGACCAACGCGCTCGGGCACTTCGCGCTCGTCGCCGGGCTCGCCCCGCGGCTGCGCGCGGGCGGCCGGGTCGTCATGCTCGGATCCCTCGCCCACCGCTTCTCGCCGCTCGACCTCGGCGACCTGGCGGGGGAGCGGCGCATGCCCTCGCTCGTGCGCTACGGACGGTCGAAGACGGCGTGCATGATGATCGCCGCCGAGCTGGACCGGCGCTGGCGGGCGAGCGGATCCGACCGCATGGCGCTCTCCGCGCACCCCGGCTTCTCGGTGGACGCGCTGACGCCGCCGCAGGATCCGGCCGTCCGCGCGCGGGGTCTCGCGGCCGCGCGTCGCCGGGTCGCCCTGACCGGACACGTGCTCGTGCAGGGCAAGGACGCCGGAGCCCGGCCGGTCGCGCACGCGGCGGCGGCCGACGGCGTCACCGGCGGGGACTTCTGGGGACCAGCCGGGCCGCTCGAGCTGAAGGGCCCGCCGGCGCCCGCGTACGTCGCCGAGCACGCCCGCTCGGAGGCGGTCGCCGCGCAGCTGTGGGCCGCGGCCGAGGACGCGACGGGGATCCGCTTCCGTCCCTGA
- a CDS encoding histidinol-phosphate transaminase, with protein MSPDWSETTLADLPLRDGIRGEEPYGAPQLDVPVLLNVNENPYPLPEEVAVAVSEAVLEAARGLNRYPDREFLELRTELADYLTADSGLPLGPENVWAANGSNEVLQQVLQAFGGTDRVALSFAPHYAMYPEYARNTLTRWVSGRRQEDFTLDLDNVTRLIEEHRPSVVFLTSPNNPTGTALTIPEIEHVLSVAPGVVVIDEAYAEFRREGVPTAISLLPEHPRLIVSRTMSKAFAFAGGRLGYLAASPAVVDALRIVRLPYHLSRITQVSATAALRHSRVLLAQVASLREERDALVEWLRGRGFEVAPSDANFVLFGRFPDRHAVWQGLLDRGVLIRETGPEGWLRVSVGTPEETAAFRDALDDVLGTARG; from the coding sequence ATGAGCCCCGACTGGTCCGAGACGACCCTCGCCGACCTGCCCCTGCGCGACGGGATCCGCGGCGAGGAGCCCTACGGCGCCCCGCAGCTCGACGTGCCCGTGCTCCTCAACGTGAACGAGAACCCGTACCCGCTGCCCGAGGAGGTCGCGGTCGCGGTGAGCGAGGCCGTGCTCGAGGCCGCGCGCGGGCTCAACCGCTACCCGGACCGCGAGTTCCTCGAGCTCCGCACCGAGCTCGCCGACTACCTCACCGCCGACAGCGGCCTCCCGCTCGGTCCGGAGAACGTCTGGGCGGCGAACGGGTCCAACGAGGTGCTGCAGCAGGTGCTCCAGGCCTTCGGCGGCACCGACCGCGTCGCGCTCTCCTTCGCGCCGCACTACGCGATGTACCCCGAGTACGCGCGGAACACGCTCACCAGGTGGGTCTCCGGCCGGCGCCAGGAGGACTTCACGCTCGACCTCGACAACGTCACCCGCCTCATCGAGGAGCACCGGCCGAGCGTCGTGTTCCTCACCTCCCCGAACAACCCCACGGGCACCGCGCTCACGATCCCCGAGATCGAGCACGTGCTCTCCGTCGCGCCCGGCGTCGTGGTGATCGACGAGGCGTACGCGGAGTTCCGCCGCGAGGGCGTGCCGACCGCCATCTCGCTGCTGCCGGAGCACCCGCGTCTGATCGTCTCGCGCACCATGAGCAAGGCGTTCGCGTTCGCGGGCGGCCGGCTCGGCTACCTCGCGGCGTCGCCCGCGGTGGTGGACGCGCTCCGCATCGTGCGCCTGCCGTACCACCTGTCGCGGATCACGCAGGTGAGCGCGACCGCCGCCCTCCGGCACAGCCGGGTGCTGCTCGCGCAGGTCGCGTCGCTCCGCGAGGAGCGGGACGCCCTCGTCGAGTGGCTCCGCGGCCGGGGCTTCGAGGTGGCGCCGTCCGACGCGAACTTCGTGCTCTTCGGCCGCTTCCCCGACCGGCACGCGGTGTGGCAGGGCCTCCTCGACCGGGGCGTCCTGATCCGCGAGACGGGCCCCGAGGGCTGGCTGCGCGTCTCCGTCGGCACCCCCGAGGAGACGGCCGCGTTCCGCGACGCGCTCGACGACGTGCTCGGGACCGCGCGGGGCTGA
- a CDS encoding alpha/beta fold hydrolase, giving the protein MRSPLARLARVRRPGDVHRTETPPPRWLLLSRRYGSRAIPVDHDLERRTVLGHRIAIKVFRSPGANAGRSLSAAPAGIGVTGPTGRPSFVLVHGIGVSSRYFHPVAAFLAEHGTVLAIDLPGYGESPRVRQDVTLADHADVVAEVIRMHGLVDPVVVGHSMGTQIVAQLAVDHPEVADRLVLIAPTLPPRTRGLLRAALALGIDTLREPLLANAVVLGDYFLRCGIPYYVRQLPHLIDDAIEERAPRIRARTLVLVGDRDAVVDRGFARDLADRIPRGAFRLGRGPHVVMFTDPLGVARAIVEHARAS; this is encoded by the coding sequence ATGCGCTCCCCCCTCGCCCGGCTCGCCCGCGTCCGGCGACCGGGGGACGTGCACCGCACCGAGACCCCGCCGCCGCGGTGGCTCCTGCTCTCCCGCCGCTACGGCTCCCGGGCGATCCCCGTCGACCACGACCTGGAGCGCCGCACGGTGCTCGGGCACCGGATCGCGATCAAGGTGTTCCGCTCGCCGGGCGCGAACGCCGGCCGGTCGCTGTCCGCCGCCCCCGCGGGCATCGGCGTCACCGGTCCCACGGGCCGGCCGTCCTTCGTGCTGGTGCACGGCATCGGCGTCTCGTCGCGCTACTTCCACCCGGTGGCCGCGTTCCTCGCCGAGCACGGCACGGTGCTCGCCATCGACCTGCCCGGCTACGGCGAGTCGCCGCGCGTGCGGCAGGACGTGACGCTCGCCGACCACGCGGACGTCGTGGCCGAGGTGATCCGCATGCACGGGCTCGTCGACCCGGTCGTCGTCGGCCACTCGATGGGCACGCAGATCGTCGCGCAGCTGGCGGTCGACCACCCGGAGGTCGCCGACCGCCTCGTGCTCATCGCGCCGACGCTCCCGCCGCGCACCCGCGGCCTGCTGCGGGCGGCCCTCGCGCTCGGCATCGACACCCTCCGCGAGCCGCTACTCGCGAACGCCGTGGTGCTCGGCGACTACTTCCTGCGCTGCGGGATCCCGTACTACGTCCGCCAGCTGCCGCACCTCATCGACGACGCGATCGAGGAGCGGGCGCCGCGGATCCGCGCCCGGACGCTCGTGCTGGTCGGCGACCGGGACGCGGTCGTCGACCGCGGGTTCGCGCGCGACCTCGCCGACCGGATCCCGCGCGGCGCGTTCCGGCTGGGCCGCGGCCCGCACGTGGTCATGTTCACGGACCCGCTGGGCGTCGCGCGCGCGATCGTCGAGCACGCGCGGGCCTCCTGA
- a CDS encoding esterase/lipase family protein, producing the protein MTDDAPDPLPPLTLLGKAVAWALDYAYVLRWQLAATLSRDDARSFEDGRDDRPTILVLPGVYERWQFMLPIIRRLHARGHGVHVVGSLGANVGRVAEMSRRARAYLEAEDLRDVIVVAHSKGGLIGKHLMAFGDPDRRIRAMVAINAPFGGSSYARLIPVRSIRDFSPRNAALLELGRSLDANARITSVFARFDPHIPGGSSLAGATDERVAASGHFRIMGDEDVLRRVEAAIDRAGSAASPPA; encoded by the coding sequence GTGACCGACGACGCCCCCGACCCCCTCCCGCCGCTCACGCTCCTCGGGAAGGCGGTCGCCTGGGCCCTCGACTACGCGTACGTCCTCCGCTGGCAGCTCGCCGCCACGCTCTCCCGCGACGACGCCCGCTCGTTCGAGGACGGACGCGACGACCGGCCGACGATCCTCGTCCTCCCCGGGGTCTACGAGCGCTGGCAGTTCATGCTGCCGATCATCCGGCGCCTGCACGCGCGCGGCCACGGCGTGCACGTGGTCGGGTCGCTCGGCGCCAACGTCGGCCGCGTCGCCGAGATGTCGCGCCGGGCCCGCGCCTACCTGGAGGCCGAGGACCTGCGCGACGTGATCGTCGTCGCGCACAGCAAGGGCGGCCTCATCGGCAAGCACCTCATGGCGTTCGGCGACCCCGACCGGCGGATCCGCGCCATGGTCGCGATCAACGCGCCCTTCGGCGGATCCTCGTACGCGCGCCTCATCCCGGTCCGCAGCATCCGCGACTTCTCCCCGCGGAACGCCGCCCTCCTCGAGCTCGGGCGCTCGCTCGACGCCAACGCGCGGATCACGAGCGTCTTCGCGCGGTTCGACCCGCACATCCCCGGCGGCAGCTCGCTCGCGGGCGCGACCGACGAGCGGGTCGCCGCCTCGGGCCACTTCCGGATCATGGGCGACGAGGACGTGCTCCGCCGCGTGGAGGCCGCGATCGACCGGGCCGGGAGCGCCGCGAGCCCGCCCGCCTGA
- a CDS encoding MFS transporter has translation MPDPAAPARADGALDGRGRTVLVVAILASFVAFLDGTVVNVALPAIGADLGGGLVVQQWVVDAYLITLGALILLAGSLSDAFGRVRVLRWGLVGFGVTSLVCAVAPGAGILIAARAAQGAAGALLVPSSLALIAQAFRGPAQSRAIGSWTAWTGTAMLVGPVLGGVLVDALDWRLVFGINVLPIVVTLVLLARLPHDAPAAEGTRVDVPGAVLGALGIGGPVFALIEQSRLGLGHPLVVGSLVVGVVCLVLFVVRERRTPHPMLPLSLFRERDFLVGNIATVGIYGALSLGGFVIAVFLQQTGGLSATAAGFALVPTTVIMLLLSTRFGALAGRIGPRLLMGVGPIVAGAGYLLMLRVAEPVDYGGQLLPGILVFGLGLSMTVAPLTATILEAVPSSQAGIASAVNNAVSRVAGLVAIAAIGLVAGPDLDVAAFHRVVLVTAALLVAGGVVSLVGIRSRRAVPAASEAG, from the coding sequence ATGCCCGACCCCGCCGCACCCGCCCGCGCGGACGGCGCGCTCGACGGCCGCGGCCGCACGGTGCTCGTCGTCGCGATCCTCGCCTCCTTCGTCGCGTTCCTCGACGGCACCGTCGTCAACGTCGCGCTGCCCGCCATCGGCGCGGACCTCGGCGGCGGCCTCGTCGTGCAGCAGTGGGTGGTGGACGCGTACCTCATCACGCTCGGCGCGCTGATCCTCCTCGCCGGATCGCTCTCCGACGCCTTCGGCCGGGTGCGCGTGCTGCGCTGGGGGCTCGTGGGCTTCGGCGTCACCTCGCTCGTGTGCGCCGTGGCGCCCGGCGCCGGGATCCTCATCGCGGCGCGCGCGGCCCAGGGCGCCGCCGGTGCCCTCCTCGTGCCGAGCTCGCTCGCCCTCATCGCGCAGGCGTTCCGCGGTCCCGCGCAGTCGCGCGCCATCGGCTCGTGGACGGCGTGGACCGGCACCGCGATGCTCGTCGGCCCGGTCCTCGGCGGCGTGCTCGTGGACGCGCTCGACTGGCGGCTCGTGTTCGGGATCAACGTGCTGCCCATCGTCGTCACGCTCGTGCTGCTCGCCCGGCTGCCGCACGACGCCCCCGCCGCCGAGGGCACGCGCGTCGACGTGCCCGGCGCGGTGCTCGGCGCGCTCGGGATCGGCGGGCCCGTGTTCGCGCTCATCGAGCAGTCGCGGCTCGGGCTCGGCCACCCGCTCGTGGTCGGCAGCCTCGTCGTGGGCGTCGTCTGCCTCGTGCTCTTCGTGGTGCGCGAGCGCCGCACGCCGCATCCCATGCTGCCGCTGTCGCTCTTCCGCGAGCGGGACTTCCTCGTCGGCAACATCGCGACCGTGGGGATCTACGGCGCGCTCTCGCTGGGCGGCTTCGTCATCGCGGTGTTCCTGCAGCAGACCGGCGGGCTCTCCGCGACGGCGGCGGGCTTCGCGCTCGTGCCGACCACGGTGATCATGCTGCTGCTGTCGACGCGCTTCGGCGCGCTGGCCGGGCGCATCGGGCCGCGGCTGCTGATGGGCGTCGGGCCGATCGTCGCGGGCGCCGGCTACCTGCTCATGCTCCGCGTCGCCGAGCCCGTGGACTACGGGGGGCAGCTGCTGCCCGGGATCCTCGTCTTCGGCCTGGGCCTCTCGATGACGGTGGCGCCGCTCACCGCCACGATCCTCGAGGCGGTGCCGTCCTCGCAGGCGGGCATCGCGTCGGCGGTCAACAACGCGGTGTCGCGCGTCGCCGGGCTCGTCGCGATCGCGGCCATCGGCCTCGTGGCGGGCCCCGACCTCGACGTCGCCGCGTTCCACCGCGTGGTGCTGGTGACGGCGGCGCTGCTCGTCGCGGGCGGGGTGGTCTCGCTCGTCGGGATCCGCTCCCGGCGCGCCGTGCCCGCGGCGTCCGAGGCGGGCTAG
- a CDS encoding NAD(P)H-quinone oxidoreductase, with protein sequence MRAITFPSPGGPDVLSLTELPDPVAGPGEVLIRVTAAGVNRADLSQREGAYPPPAGAPTHLGLEVSGTIEALGEGATRWSVGDRVCALLAGGGYAELVAVDERHVLPVPDGLDLVEAAGLPEVVATVWSNVVLDAGLEPGETLLVHGGSSGIGTMAIQLATRLGARVAVTAGSPSKLEACRALGADVLIDYRQQDFVEALRDATDGHGADVILDAIAGDYIDRDIRALARDGRIMVIGAQSGAPTSIAIGQLMARRGRIWGTTLRARDADDKARIVAAVRADVWPAVADGSVRPVVDRVFPLAEAAAAHAHVASSQHVGKVLLAV encoded by the coding sequence ATGCGCGCGATCACCTTCCCCTCCCCCGGCGGCCCCGACGTCCTCTCCCTCACCGAGCTGCCGGATCCGGTGGCCGGGCCCGGCGAGGTGCTCATCCGCGTGACGGCGGCGGGCGTCAACCGCGCCGACCTCAGCCAGCGCGAGGGCGCGTACCCGCCGCCCGCGGGCGCGCCGACGCACCTCGGCCTGGAGGTCTCCGGCACGATCGAGGCGCTCGGCGAGGGCGCCACCCGGTGGAGCGTCGGCGACCGCGTGTGCGCGCTGCTGGCGGGCGGCGGCTACGCCGAGCTCGTCGCGGTGGACGAGCGCCACGTCCTCCCCGTGCCCGACGGCCTCGACCTCGTGGAGGCGGCGGGACTGCCCGAGGTCGTCGCGACCGTGTGGTCGAACGTCGTGCTCGACGCGGGCCTCGAGCCCGGCGAGACGCTGCTCGTGCACGGCGGGTCGAGCGGGATCGGCACCATGGCGATCCAGCTCGCGACGCGCTTGGGCGCCCGCGTCGCCGTCACCGCCGGCAGCCCGTCGAAGCTCGAGGCGTGCCGCGCGCTCGGCGCGGACGTCCTCATCGACTACCGGCAGCAGGACTTCGTCGAGGCGCTCCGCGACGCGACCGACGGCCACGGGGCCGACGTGATCCTCGACGCGATCGCCGGCGACTACATCGACCGCGACATCCGCGCCCTCGCCCGCGACGGCCGGATCATGGTCATCGGCGCGCAGAGCGGGGCGCCCACGAGCATCGCGATCGGGCAGCTCATGGCGCGTCGCGGGCGCATCTGGGGCACGACGCTCCGCGCGCGCGACGCCGACGACAAGGCGCGCATCGTCGCCGCGGTCCGCGCGGACGTGTGGCCGGCCGTCGCCGACGGATCCGTGCGCCCGGTCGTCGACCGCGTGTTCCCGCTCGCGGAGGCCGCCGCGGCGCATGCGCACGTGGCGTCGTCGCAGCACGTGGGCAAGGTCCTGCTGGCGGTCTAG
- a CDS encoding YceI family protein, translating to MSDTTTVPGYIAGTWTIDKTHSSIGFSIRHIMISKVKGTFKDFDAEIVTGATPEQSSVKAHATIASIDTNEPNRDQHLRTNDFFDAENHPTIDFVSTAVRVEEDGDAKVDGELTVRGVTKPVTFDVEFGGFGGDPYGNTKFGATATTVINREDFGLTYNAALETGGVLLGDKVTITLDIQAVLATPAA from the coding sequence ATGAGCGACACCACCACCGTCCCCGGCTACATCGCCGGCACCTGGACCATCGACAAGACCCACAGCTCCATCGGCTTCAGCATCCGCCACATCATGATCAGCAAGGTCAAGGGCACGTTCAAGGACTTCGACGCCGAGATCGTCACGGGCGCCACCCCCGAGCAGAGCTCCGTGAAGGCCCACGCGACCATCGCCTCGATCGACACGAACGAGCCGAACCGCGACCAGCACCTCCGCACGAACGACTTCTTCGACGCCGAGAACCACCCCACCATCGACTTCGTCTCCACCGCGGTGCGCGTGGAGGAGGACGGCGACGCGAAGGTCGACGGCGAGCTCACCGTCCGCGGCGTCACCAAGCCCGTCACGTTCGACGTCGAGTTCGGCGGCTTCGGCGGCGACCCCTACGGCAACACCAAGTTCGGCGCGACGGCCACCACGGTCATCAACCGCGAGGACTTCGGCCTCACCTACAACGCGGCCCTCGAGACCGGCGGCGTGCTGCTCGGCGACAAGGTCACCATCACGCTCGACATCCAGGCGGTCCTCGCGACCCCCGCGGCCTAG
- a CDS encoding alpha/beta fold hydrolase, with translation MTRPLPGYSPLELEPDPRASGLMPGTTPTALGPVRHHRAERRGSDTATVLLHGAAGSWTTWTPLIRAAREAGVPFADVVAIDLPGWGGSPLDATDDEATVDAIADAVTRVVDGLGYTRWRLVGHSMGGFIALHLAAGDPARAVSVALVSPTTYSVIRSVAHPVRDFRLIPGFTMMLGVMRTMRRLGRPGTALIRGVGRIRLMRAVALPLFAHGWRVRRSIVAAIATEARPRAFSLAAEVTRGYDADGLWARIACPVVAVRGDDDVFVSPDDLELLAGTVSTLRSAVIRDAGHFAHVERPAETLRALGLVP, from the coding sequence GTGACGCGTCCGCTCCCCGGCTACAGCCCGCTCGAGCTCGAGCCGGACCCGCGCGCCTCGGGCCTCATGCCGGGCACCACGCCCACCGCGCTCGGCCCGGTACGGCACCACCGCGCGGAGCGCCGCGGCTCCGACACCGCGACCGTCCTGCTGCACGGCGCCGCCGGGTCGTGGACGACCTGGACGCCGCTGATCCGCGCGGCGCGCGAGGCAGGGGTCCCGTTCGCCGACGTCGTCGCGATCGACCTCCCCGGCTGGGGCGGCTCGCCGCTCGACGCGACCGACGACGAGGCCACCGTCGACGCCATCGCCGACGCCGTCACGCGCGTGGTCGACGGCCTCGGCTACACGCGCTGGCGGCTGGTCGGCCACTCGATGGGCGGCTTCATCGCGCTGCACCTCGCGGCCGGGGATCCCGCGCGGGCCGTGTCCGTCGCGCTCGTGTCCCCCACCACGTACTCGGTCATCCGGAGCGTGGCCCATCCGGTGCGCGACTTCCGCCTCATCCCCGGCTTCACGATGATGCTCGGGGTGATGCGCACCATGCGCCGGCTCGGCCGCCCGGGCACCGCCCTCATCCGCGGCGTCGGCCGGATCCGCCTCATGCGCGCCGTCGCCCTCCCGCTCTTCGCGCACGGCTGGCGCGTGCGCCGCTCGATCGTCGCCGCCATCGCGACCGAGGCCCGGCCGCGCGCGTTCTCGCTCGCCGCCGAGGTCACGCGCGGCTACGACGCCGACGGGCTGTGGGCGCGCATCGCGTGCCCGGTGGTCGCGGTGCGCGGCGACGACGACGTCTTCGTCTCGCCCGACGACCTCGAGCTGCTGGCCGGCACGGTGTCGACGCTCCGCTCCGCGGTGATCCGCGACGCCGGCCACTTCGCGCACGTCGAGCGCCCGGCGGAGACGCTGCGCGCGCTCGGCCTCGTCCCCTGA
- a CDS encoding FUSC family protein, translating to MRITTTVRTTTRIPFVQVVKTSVAAIIAWFTCIALLPAQLPIFATIAALLVVQPSINQTFGKAVERSLGVITGVLLALVLGLALGTSSWVVLTAVVVAVLVGWVFRLTPGSSTQIPISAMLVLAIGQLSPVYAFDRIVETIIGAAIGVVVNIAIAPPVLHEASRRAVVGLAGDCAAALDRLAGALAEPVDREELDRMLTRARELRPRHTKAVAEVDRGLESLTLNPLRRRHRALLEADRELLATLTVLVNRVVGMTRAVHDRYDPSLAEEPVVRGIATELTRAAHDVRLLAEHALPGGVRGDGQAAGPHEEPALTAPLVVLQPSEEHWILIGSLLEDIRRIRSEIIGGAE from the coding sequence GTGCGCATCACCACGACCGTCCGCACCACCACGCGCATCCCGTTCGTGCAGGTGGTCAAGACCAGCGTGGCCGCGATCATCGCCTGGTTCACCTGCATCGCCCTGCTGCCCGCGCAGCTGCCCATCTTCGCGACCATCGCCGCGCTCCTCGTCGTGCAGCCGAGCATCAACCAGACCTTCGGCAAGGCGGTGGAGCGCAGCCTCGGCGTGATCACCGGGGTGCTGCTCGCGCTCGTCCTCGGCCTCGCGCTCGGCACGTCGAGCTGGGTGGTGCTCACCGCGGTCGTGGTGGCGGTGCTCGTCGGCTGGGTGTTCCGGCTCACGCCCGGGTCGAGCACGCAGATCCCCATCAGCGCGATGCTCGTGCTCGCCATCGGCCAGCTCTCCCCCGTGTACGCGTTCGACCGCATCGTGGAGACGATCATCGGCGCGGCCATCGGCGTGGTCGTCAACATCGCGATCGCCCCGCCCGTGCTGCACGAGGCCAGCCGCCGCGCGGTGGTCGGCCTCGCGGGCGACTGCGCGGCCGCGCTCGACCGGCTGGCCGGCGCGCTGGCCGAGCCCGTCGACCGCGAGGAGCTCGACCGCATGCTCACGCGCGCCCGCGAGCTCCGGCCGCGGCACACGAAGGCGGTCGCCGAGGTCGACAGGGGCCTCGAGAGCCTCACCCTCAACCCGCTCCGACGGCGCCACCGGGCGCTGCTCGAGGCCGATCGGGAGCTGCTCGCCACGCTGACCGTGCTCGTCAACCGCGTGGTCGGCATGACGCGCGCGGTGCACGACCGCTACGACCCGTCGCTCGCCGAGGAGCCGGTCGTGCGCGGCATCGCGACCGAGCTGACGCGCGCCGCCCACGACGTGCGCCTCCTCGCGGAGCACGCGCTCCCGGGCGGCGTCCGCGGCGACGGGCAGGCGGCCGGGCCGCACGAGGAGCCCGCGCTCACGGCGCCGCTCGTGGTGCTGCAGCCGAGCGAGGAGCACTGGATCCTCATCGGCTCGCTGCTGGAGGACATCCGCCGCATCCGCTCGGAGATCATCGGCGGCGCCGAGTGA